ATTTGTTTGTTGACTATGGTGTTGATTAATGACTTGCCAATGGCATTTTTGATCGAGATAACGGCATCCACATTATTGAGCGATAGCTCAGAATCATAGCGGCCTAAATTGCCAGTGCAGATCATGTGAATTTCTAGATTGAGTTCAAACGCGAGATGATTGAGGTGCTGACAAAGCTGACCATAGTAAAAACCATGTGCCATCGGTGTATACACTGCTACAGACCGGATTGTCTTCGCACCCATAAAGTTACCACTATTGGAGTGAGTCTAAACTCACATCAAATACTTTAGATTTTTGAACAAGGCTCAGCTTACCTGAATTAATGAATACTTTAATGACTGTAGTGAAAAAAAAGACACGTTCATGCATCTATTTGTGACTCATGTTGCTCAGGTGATAACAAAATGTTGACGACATTCACACTATATTATCGTTTCGATTGTTTTTTATATGGATTTTTAGGCGTTTTCAATCGATAACTTGCTAATCAGCGAAGATTATTCATGATTTATGCGGTTGGTTGTATGTCGATTTCCTGTTCATCAGGAAAAGTGCACGATGTTAACTTACGGTTAACATACGCATGTGTGGGGAACGACTTGTTCTACTTCGAGACTATGATGCTTCTGTCTGAGCATGATGTGGAATGACGGCTAAGCCTTAACGCCTAAGCTGATAGATGGTAGAATTTGAGTCACCCAACACTGGTATTTAGTTGTATTGAAAATTGACCACCTCTGATTTACTTGCCCCAATTTTATCATTTCTTAAATGTGAAACCCCGCAGGCGTGGCTTGATGTTGCTTCGTCAAAGCAAATGCTCCCCGACTTACTCATTGATCACTGCAACTGCGAGCTAAAAGCAGCGCAAACCGCAATGTGGTTGATCCGAAAATATGCCGTCGACACCAGTAGTAGTGCCGAATTGCTGCAATGGCTCAAGCCCTATGAAGATTTCGTTTATCGCCAAGGAGCAATGCCGGGCAGTGAGCATAGTGGGCTGGGTAAAAAATTACAGGTAAAAGAAGGCGTAGAGTTCGGTTCTGACCTTATTCAGAAAATGGTGTTGCTCATTAAAGAAGAGCTTCATCACTTTCAACAAGTTCTCGACATCATGAACCAGCGTCATATTCCTTACCAACCATTAGGCGCAGGGCGCTATGCAAAGGGTTTGATGAAAAAAGTGCGAACTTATGAACCTCAAGCCTTGACCGACAAACTAATTTGCGGCGCATACATCGAAGCTCGGTCGTGTGAACGATTTGCCGCGCTCGTGCCATATATTGATGATGATTTAGGCAAGTTCTATGTGTCCTTATTGCGCTCAGAGGCGCGACATTTTGAAGACTATTTGCATCTTGCACAACAAGTTGCAGGTGATGTATCAATTGCCGATCGAGTCGACATTATAGGCGAGGTTGAAGCTGAGTTAATTTTAGCCCCGGATACTGAGTTCAGATTTCACAGTGGCACTCCGAACAATACTTAAATCTCATTCAGGCCACTTTGTCTTTGGCAAGGCAAGGTGGCAACGCAAAGCCTTTCAATGGTGCTCTTGCTCTACCGTTTATTCTGGTGTTTTTGCAAAACTGAGCATCACGATGACATCCCTAGCCCCCCTTAATTGTTAACAAAAAGTATAGATTTAAAGTTAATGTTAATTTCGAGAGTTAACTAATTTCGCTTGAAAATTAATTAAGTTGTTGAAATTAAATGTGAATAAAATTTTAGAGTTCAACTTAGTGTAACGAGTATGTAAATGATAATAGTTTGCATTTGTATTTTATTTGTGTACAATCTCGCTCGTTTTAAAGTTAAGAAGTCTTTAATGGGAATCACATGAGAATCAACGTTTTATCTACAGCTGTATCCATAGCATTGGCGTCGTATGGCCATGTCGTAATGGCAGAAGAATCTAATATTGATGTAATTGAAGTGAAGGGAAGCTACTTTAACGACTATAAAGTAGATGATGCGTCGGGCGCGATGCGCATGAATACGTCTCTGTTAGACACTGCTCAAGCAGTGACTGTTATTCCTGAAATCGTGATTGATGAGCAATTAGCGACCACTCTGGGCGAAGTTCTCTCCAATGATGCAAGTTTGTCACCAGGCTCTAAACAGCGTAATCGTGAAGTTTTTAGTTCACGTGGATTCGAGCTCAGCTCATCCACAGGCTACCTCAGAGATGGTCATCAACACTGGTCACACTACCAACAACCGATCGAAACGTTGTCGAGTGTTGAAGTCATTAAAGGCCCTTCAAGTATTTTATATGGACAATCCGCCCCTGGTGGTGTGATTAACATGGTGACGAAGCAACCTACTTCCACTCGATTGTTCGATATCAGTGCCGATACCGATCAGAACGGCTCTTCTCGCTTTATGCTCGATGCAGGTGGTGAAATTGTAGAAGACCTGACATATCGAGGTGTGTTGGTGAAGCAAGACGTGGAATACGATCGGGAATACCAGAATGGTGAATCACGAGAGCGTGACCGTTTCTTGGGGTCGATCGTATTAGACTATTCAGTGAGTGATGATTTATCGATCAATGTTTACTATGACCGAACCAGCGATAAAACCGGCTTAGATACAGGCGCTTGGCTTGATAATAACGGCAATGTAATCGGTAGTGATGACACTATCTATGATTTCTCATGGGCTTTCACAGACATTGATGTTGAAAACATCGGTACCAAAATCAGCTATTTTTTCAACCAAGACTGGATGATGAAAGTTGGTTACAACGAGCAAACATTTGAACGCCAACGTTTCGAGTCTTCGCCTAGAAAACCTTCGGACTATGTTGAAGGTGACAGCTATACATCGAATCCGTATGACCGATTCGACGATTGGAAGTTCAAAACCGCCTACGTTGATTTGGTGGGGCAATTTTCGATTGCGTCAACCGAACATCAAGTATTGGTCGGGATGAACAGCCTAGATTATTACTACGGACAGCTCAGAGTTACAGCTCCTTCTGTGGACTATGTGCCAGGTGGCACTGAACCCACTCGACCCGACATTAGCTACAAGGACGATGATAGCCTCTATACCAGCGAATATGACTACTACGGTTTTTACTTTCAAGATCTGGTGACGCTCAATGAAAATTGGCAAGTTGCTTTTGGCGGTCGTTTTGATCGTCAAAATAGTGAGGGAGCAGATAGCGAATCCTTCGTTCCTAAATTTGGTGTGTTGTATCACCCGATTGAAAATGCCACCGTGTATGTGAACTATTCAGAAAGTTTCGAACCTGCTTCAAGTGAAACATTGAACGATGAGACAGATGCAAACCACGGTATGGATCTGGATGCGGTCACATCTGAGCAAATTGAAATTGGTGCCAAATGGCAAGTGTCAGATCGACTACTTGTGGAAACGGCCTTGTTTGATATTGAAAAAACAGGTGCTTTAATTTCCGAACGCCTTGATGATGATTCTGATTTCGACACCATTACAACTCAGTCGGGTGTGCAAAAACACCAAGGTTTTGAGTTGTCAGCTCAAGGTGCCGTGACCGACAAGTTGTTCTTGATGGCATCTACCATGTACCTTGATGCCGAGTATGAAAAAGATGAAAACTATCAGGGTAAAACGCCAATTGATGCTCCTGAATGGTCTGCATCGGTCTGGTCTCGATATGAATACACAGAAAACTTAGCACTGAACTTAGGAGCTTTTTACCAAGGTGAGCGCTATGCCGATAGCAATAACACGGTGAAAAAAGACGGGTACACGCGATTTGATTTGGGTGCGACTTATCAACATGAAATAGGTGGTGTGGACGTAAATTATCGATTTAATATCGAAAACTTGTTTGATACCAATTACCTTGCCGGCGGTGGCGTGAATAATGTCACTATTGGTGATGAACGTATGGCTCGATTCGAGATCAAAACATCGTTCTAGCCTGACTCAAGGCAATTAGATTATTGCCTTACTTTAAATTCAGGGAAGTTAGTTAAACCAGCACACAGTGCTGGTTTTTTTGGTATGTACATGAGCATCAAAAAAACTCTATTTTGGGCACACCTGGTTTTAGGTTGTAGTGCCGCTCTTTTTATCTTTCTAATGTCTATCAGCGGCGTAGCACTTACCTACGAGCGTCAGATGATTCAAGCCGCTCAACGGGCTGACTATCCGGTTGCTCCTTCTACACAAAGCCAGCCTTTGGAGATGGATGAAGTTGTTGATTTTATCGAAAACTACCATTTCAAAAAAACGCCTCAAATTCAGATCAGTCATGAGCAATCCGCTCCAGTGGTGTTAAAGGATGGCCGCCGCACAGTGGCTTACCTCAATCCCTACACAGGAGAAAAACTAGATTCTTTGGGAGAGGGAACAGTCACATTCTTTAAAAAGCTCAGAGCCTTTCACCGGTGGTTAACGTTCGACGGAAGCTTCAGTGAAACGGGGAGTTGGGTGAATGGCATCTCCAATGCTTTCTTTTTAGTACTGGTTATCAGTGGAATTTACCTTTGGTTTCCACAACGCTTTAAAGCCCGTGCGTTTAAGCAGAAACTAACCTTGAATGGACGCTATGCAAATAGCAAAGCCAGAAACTACCAATGGCATAATGTATTTGGCCTATATATGGCACCTATTTTGTTTGTTGTGGTTTTCACTGCTTTGTTTTTTTCATTTAAATGGCCGGGCGAAGCGTTAAAGAACTTTGCTACATCTGAGTCGCCTTTATTCCCGAGTCAGTTGGTACTGCAAGAGTTGAACGTTGACACAGCTTTACCACTGGCCCAGCAACTTGATGCAGTGAAACAAGCCTTTCCTCAGTGGCAGACGATTCAGTTTTCGTTGTCGAACCGAAATGAGGGAGTTAGTGTTTATCAAGTTGACTATGGCAATGGCGGAGAACCTCAAAAGCGCTTCTCGGTTGCTCTGAATACATCCAATGCAAACGTGTTAGAAACACAGTCATTTGAGCAGTTGTCTGATTACCGAAAAGTACGCAGCTACATTCGATTTTTGCACACGGGCGAGATTTATGGGCTTGTTGGACAAACTCTGGCGGGTATCGCATCGTTACTTGCATGTTTGCTGGTGTATACCGGAATTATGTTGTCGTGGACACGATGGAAAAACAGCCGTAAAAAACGTGATTAAACTGGATTATGTCGATAAAAAGGGAGCCGAGGCTCCCTTTTTATATCGATAGCAAGAGTGATTAGAATTTAGCGCCAACCCAAACCCAAGCTTTATCAGTGTCTGCTTTGTAGTCGTCAGCAGAGTATGCCGCGTACTTCACGCCACCACTGAAGACATCGTTAAATTTGTATGCGTACAATAAATCAAGCTCGGTACCGAGATCATCCAATGTATCTGAAGACTCATTGGCAGTGAAATCGTGATAAACAGCAGCCCACTTACCACCAAACAATTTACCTCCAGCAGAGAAGTACAAGTCTTCTACACCTTCAGCTGGTGTGCTCAAGAACATGTCTGCCCAACCTTGGAACTTATGCAATGTTGCCAGTGGAGTTTGGAATGCACCTTTACCATCGTCAGAGCCCAATACTTCATAACCGAGTTTGAAGGTAATACCGCTGTAGACAACACCACCTTCTACTAAGTAGTAGTCGGCATCGTAATCTTCTTTGCCTTCTTCTTCATAGCTTTGGCTAGCAAACTCTAGAGCGTATAGGACTTTTACGCTATCTAAATCAGTACCGCCTTTGAAGCTCGCGCCCCAAGTGTCGTAGCTTTTTTCTGTATCAGTGTCTTCTTCAAGTAAGTAGCCGTAACCGCTTAATGTACCGTAAGACGTTTTATACGATGCGTTCAACAAGTGATCGTTTGATTTGATGTCTTTGTCTTCAGCGAAAATACGGTTGCGCTTGTCAATATAGGCGTACTTTACAGCAACATCTTTTGCTGGAGTCACGTCGATGCTTACTGCATCAAACGTTTGACGATCTTGACGCCAGCCAACATGACCTACAAAACGCTGACCATCCAACGCAATGACTTGGCGACCAATTTTACCGCCGAACATGCCGTTTTTGTATGCAAGGTAACCTTGATCCAATTCTGTTGTTTCTGGATCGGCAATCACAGAGTATTCAGGTTTACCGTTCAGACCTGCTGCGTTGTAGTCGTCGATACCGGCCACGACGCGAACATCTTCCATACCAACAACGGCAGAGAAACCTTCGAATTCGCCCGTGGTATAGGTAATACGAGTACGCAACGTCAGTGCGTCAGCGTCTTTAGCAGCAGTATCGTCAGAAACATTCTCGTAACGTAAGTTAGCATCTACGGTAGCTTTGCCTGATTTCAGTGCAGTTGTGAAGTCGTTTGCAAGTGCAGGAGTCGCCGCTGCTGCAAGCGCGAGTGAAACGGAAAGTGCGAGTTTGTTCATCATTTTATCCTTATTGATTTAAATCCTAACGGAACTGTTTAAGCCACTTCGGAGGCTTTTTTATTCGTTTTTTTAGTATTGCTAGAAGGTGCAATAGGCTCTACCTTGCGTTGCTTTTCGTATAAGAATCTTAATACGGCAGAGCGCAAGTGATTGTATTCTTTATCTTCAGCAAGAGATAGGCGGTCACGTGGGCGTTCCAAGTTAACATCCAAAATCTCGCCAATGGTTGCCGCCGGACCATTCGTCATCATCACGATACGATCAGACAGGAGTACGGCTTCGTCTACATCATGCGTAATCATGATGACGGTATTGTTGAGTTCGGCTTGAATCTCCATCAGAGAATCTTGCATATGAGCGCGGGTAAGGGCATCGAGCGCGCCAAAAGGTTCATCCATCAACAATACTTCTGGCTGCATGGCTAAAGCTCGCGCAATACCAACACGTTGCTTCATACCACCAGAAATCTCATCTGGACGTTTGTGCATGGCATGATCCATATGAACGAGTTTTAGGTTGTGCTCAATCCACTCTTTGGTTTCCGCTTTTGATTTGCTGCGTCCAAATACTTGTTTTACTGCCAGCTCTACATTTTGATAAGCCGTTAGCCAAGGCAATAGCGAGTGATTTTGAAACACGACGGCTCGTTCTGGACCCGGCTCTGACACTTCGCGCCCGTTCAAAATGACACCGCCTGTTGTAGCCTGATATAAGCCAGCAACGACGTTCAATACAGTTGATTTACCGCAACCAGAGTGACCGATAAGAGAGACGAACTCGCCTTTTTTTATTTGTAAATCAACGCCTTTAAGAGCTGTAAACGGGCCTTTTGGAGTTGGAAAGACCATGTCCATTTGACTGATATCGAGAGTAATACTCATGGTGTTCTCCTTATTGCGCTGACGCTTTATCCCAAGATGCGAGACGTTGTAGTTGAAGCATGGCTCTGTCGAGTAAGAAGCCGATGAAACCGATGACAATAACAGCGGTCATGATACGTGACAGAGAGTCTGAACTTCCGTTTTGGAATTCATCCCAAACGAACTTTCCAAGCCCTGGGTTTTGCGCCAACATTTCGGCTGCAATGAGTACCATCCAAGCCACACTAAGCGATAAGCGCATACCTGTGAAAATCATTGGAATAGATGCAGGAATCACAATTTTTTGTACATGCTTTAAAGCGGGTAAGCGTAATACTCGGCTTACATTGACCAGATCGCTGTCTATCGATGCAACGCCTACCGAAGTATTAATCACCATTGGCCATAAGCAACAAAGGCTTACAGTGATCATTGAATTGACGAATGATTTAGGAACAATGGGGTCTTGCGATACATATAACGCACTAACAACCATGGTGACTAACGGGAGCCATGCGAGTGGAGAAACCGGCTTAAAGATCTGGATGATTGGATTAATGGCCGTATTCAATGTTTTGTTCAAGCCGATCGCAATACCGAGAGGAATTGCAATGATTGCGGCTAATAGGAAGCCACTCATCACGGTAATTAAGCTGGTAATGATTTGGTCGAAGAAAGTTTCTTTACCCGTGTAGTTACGAACCTTCGCTTCGTAAGTTGGGTCTTTTTCCAAGCGCGCTGCATTGCGTTTTTCTTGGCGTTCGTAAAAGGCTTCAGCTTTTACGCGTTCTGCAACATGCTCGTCGTAAAGGGTCGACATTTGTGTTGCTACGTTTGACGGTCCAGGGAATTTACCTAAAGAAGTATCAATGCGATCAGCAGCCATTGACCAAAGTATCAAGAATATTGCGATACCGACCAATGGAAGAGCGATCATATTGGTGACTTTGTTCAATGCCAACTTGAATTGAGCCGAATTCAATTGAAGTGCTGTCATTTTGGCCACCTTATTAGTAATAGTTGTCATTATTTAATCTCCAGATTTCCTCGGGCTTTACGCCCGAGGTATCAGGTTTTTACAGTTTGTCGCCAGTTTTAAGGCCAATTTTGAAGCTATCAATGTAAGCGTTTGGTTTAGTACCGTCGTAAACTACGCCATCAATGAACTCTTTTTGAGGTGGCTTGAAGCCTGTTTCTGTATCGAAGTTCGGGAAGTCTTTTGCGTCTGCTAATTTTTCAGCAATCAAAGATTTCGCAGCAGTTGTGTAGATGTCTGGGCGGTAAACGCTTTTCGCCATGTCGATGTACCAGTCATCAGATTTGTCTTCTGAAATTTGACCCCAACGACGCATTTGGCTCAAGTACCAGATTGCATCTGAGTAGAACGGGTAAGTCGCGTTGTAACGGAAGAATACATTGAAATCTGGTACTTCACGTTTGTCGCCTTTCTCGTACTCAAAGGTACCTGTCATGCTGTTCGCAATCACATCGTAGTCAGCACCTACATAGTTAGGTTGTGACAAGATCTTCACTGCTTCTGGGCGGTTTGCGTTGTTGTTTTCATCCAACCACATTGCAGCTCGAATAAGCGCGCGAGTTAAACGAACTGTGGTATTTGGGTATTTTTCAGCAAATTCAGCGGTGATACCGAATACTTTTTCAGGGTTGTTTTTCCAGATTTCGTAATCGGTAATGACCGGAACACCAATACCTTTAAATACAGCCTGTTGGTTCCAAGGTTCACCTACGCAGTAGCCGTAGATTGTGCCAGCTTCTAGAGTTGCAGGCATTTGCGGTGGAGGCGTTACAGATAACAGTGCTTCTGCATCAATAGTACCTGATGAGTCACCTTTGTGAGGTGCGTAGTAACCAGGGTGGATACCGCCAGCAGCTAGCCAGTAGCGAAGTTCATAGTTGTGAGTTGATACAGGGAATACCATTCCCATGTTAAATGGCTTGCCGTCGGCAATATACTTGTCAACAACAGGTTTGAGCGCGTCAGCTTTAATTGGATGAACTGGACGGCCATCAGCCATTTTTGGAATGTTTGGCTTCATTTGCTTCCAAATTTCATTGGAAACTGTAATACCGTTACCGTTTAAGTCCATTGAGAACGGCGTAATGATGTGTGCCTTTGTACCAAAACCCATTGTCGCGGCAATCGGTTGGCCGGCTAACATGTGAGCACCGTCTAAGCTGCCATCAATTACGCCGTTGAGTAGCACTTTCCAGTTGGCTTGAGCTTCAATAGTGACGTAAAGGCCTTCATCTTCGAAGTAACCATTTTCATAGGCAACAGCGATGGGCGCCATATCAGTGAGTTTAATAAAGCCAAACTTAAGCTCTTCTTTTTCTGGGTACCCTAGTTCCTCAGCTGTTGTGCTGGTTACAGTAAAAGTAGAGGCGGCTAAAGCAATTGCAGATGCAAGCACTGCCTTTTGCTTTGATACTTTAGATAAGCTTTTCCATGTGTTTTTAATAAAGGACACGTGTTATCTCCATCAGATAGTAATAAGTCATTCTTAAAATGAAAAAGGCGCTCTCTATCTCAGCAATGAATACTGAATTAGAGAGCGCCTTTGCTCTTTAAAATATGTAGGTTCATGGCATGCCACACTTGAAGGCATTCAAGAACTTTGTTGAATAACCTATAGCTAAGTCTGTGCCATGTTTTAAAATTACAATAAAAACAATCACTTGTGTTTTTTTGTTCGTTTGGGGTGCGCTTTTTAAAATATCAGATGTGCAATTCATGCACCTAAAATGCAACTTACGGATCGAAGCAGGGCGTTATTGCGTGCACTAATATGGTGATTTGCATTAAATGTGATCTCGATCTGGTTTGATCTAAAGTTGTGCGTGCACGTTTGTGGGGATATTTTGTGATGTTTAAGGCAGAAAAAAGCCCTGATAAATACAGGGCTTGAATGCTGACATTTCAAGTCAGGTTAGCGGTTGGTGATCCAAACTGTTTGATAAGGGGCCAGAATCATAGTGCCGGCGCTAACGTCGATGGTTGAATTGGATATC
This genomic window from Echinimonas agarilytica contains:
- a CDS encoding ABC transporter permease, with amino-acid sequence MIALPLVGIAIFLILWSMAADRIDTSLGKFPGPSNVATQMSTLYDEHVAERVKAEAFYERQEKRNAARLEKDPTYEAKVRNYTGKETFFDQIITSLITVMSGFLLAAIIAIPLGIAIGLNKTLNTAINPIIQIFKPVSPLAWLPLVTMVVSALYVSQDPIVPKSFVNSMITVSLCCLWPMVINTSVGVASIDSDLVNVSRVLRLPALKHVQKIVIPASIPMIFTGMRLSLSVAWMVLIAAEMLAQNPGLGKFVWDEFQNGSSDSLSRIMTAVIVIGFIGFLLDRAMLQLQRLASWDKASAQ
- a CDS encoding PepSY-associated TM helix domain-containing protein, whose translation is MSIKKTLFWAHLVLGCSAALFIFLMSISGVALTYERQMIQAAQRADYPVAPSTQSQPLEMDEVVDFIENYHFKKTPQIQISHEQSAPVVLKDGRRTVAYLNPYTGEKLDSLGEGTVTFFKKLRAFHRWLTFDGSFSETGSWVNGISNAFFLVLVISGIYLWFPQRFKARAFKQKLTLNGRYANSKARNYQWHNVFGLYMAPILFVVVFTALFFSFKWPGEALKNFATSESPLFPSQLVLQELNVDTALPLAQQLDAVKQAFPQWQTIQFSLSNRNEGVSVYQVDYGNGGEPQKRFSVALNTSNANVLETQSFEQLSDYRKVRSYIRFLHTGEIYGLVGQTLAGIASLLACLLVYTGIMLSWTRWKNSRKKRD
- a CDS encoding ABC transporter ATP-binding protein; translated protein: MSITLDISQMDMVFPTPKGPFTALKGVDLQIKKGEFVSLIGHSGCGKSTVLNVVAGLYQATTGGVILNGREVSEPGPERAVVFQNHSLLPWLTAYQNVELAVKQVFGRSKSKAETKEWIEHNLKLVHMDHAMHKRPDEISGGMKQRVGIARALAMQPEVLLMDEPFGALDALTRAHMQDSLMEIQAELNNTVIMITHDVDEAVLLSDRIVMMTNGPAATIGEILDVNLERPRDRLSLAEDKEYNHLRSAVLRFLYEKQRKVEPIAPSSNTKKTNKKASEVA
- a CDS encoding CmpA/NrtA family ABC transporter substrate-binding protein; translation: MALAASTFTVTSTTAEELGYPEKEELKFGFIKLTDMAPIAVAYENGYFEDEGLYVTIEAQANWKVLLNGVIDGSLDGAHMLAGQPIAATMGFGTKAHIITPFSMDLNGNGITVSNEIWKQMKPNIPKMADGRPVHPIKADALKPVVDKYIADGKPFNMGMVFPVSTHNYELRYWLAAGGIHPGYYAPHKGDSSGTIDAEALLSVTPPPQMPATLEAGTIYGYCVGEPWNQQAVFKGIGVPVITDYEIWKNNPEKVFGITAEFAEKYPNTTVRLTRALIRAAMWLDENNNANRPEAVKILSQPNYVGADYDVIANSMTGTFEYEKGDKREVPDFNVFFRYNATYPFYSDAIWYLSQMRRWGQISEDKSDDWYIDMAKSVYRPDIYTTAAKSLIAEKLADAKDFPNFDTETGFKPPQKEFIDGVVYDGTKPNAYIDSFKIGLKTGDKL
- a CDS encoding TonB-dependent receptor, whose amino-acid sequence is MRINVLSTAVSIALASYGHVVMAEESNIDVIEVKGSYFNDYKVDDASGAMRMNTSLLDTAQAVTVIPEIVIDEQLATTLGEVLSNDASLSPGSKQRNREVFSSRGFELSSSTGYLRDGHQHWSHYQQPIETLSSVEVIKGPSSILYGQSAPGGVINMVTKQPTSTRLFDISADTDQNGSSRFMLDAGGEIVEDLTYRGVLVKQDVEYDREYQNGESRERDRFLGSIVLDYSVSDDLSINVYYDRTSDKTGLDTGAWLDNNGNVIGSDDTIYDFSWAFTDIDVENIGTKISYFFNQDWMMKVGYNEQTFERQRFESSPRKPSDYVEGDSYTSNPYDRFDDWKFKTAYVDLVGQFSIASTEHQVLVGMNSLDYYYGQLRVTAPSVDYVPGGTEPTRPDISYKDDDSLYTSEYDYYGFYFQDLVTLNENWQVAFGGRFDRQNSEGADSESFVPKFGVLYHPIENATVYVNYSESFEPASSETLNDETDANHGMDLDAVTSEQIEIGAKWQVSDRLLVETALFDIEKTGALISERLDDDSDFDTITTQSGVQKHQGFELSAQGAVTDKLFLMASTMYLDAEYEKDENYQGKTPIDAPEWSASVWSRYEYTENLALNLGAFYQGERYADSNNTVKKDGYTRFDLGATYQHEIGGVDVNYRFNIENLFDTNYLAGGGVNNVTIGDERMARFEIKTSF
- the miaE gene encoding tRNA isopentenyl-2-thiomethyl-A-37 hydroxylase MiaE; this encodes MTTSDLLAPILSFLKCETPQAWLDVASSKQMLPDLLIDHCNCELKAAQTAMWLIRKYAVDTSSSAELLQWLKPYEDFVYRQGAMPGSEHSGLGKKLQVKEGVEFGSDLIQKMVLLIKEELHHFQQVLDIMNQRHIPYQPLGAGRYAKGLMKKVRTYEPQALTDKLICGAYIEARSCERFAALVPYIDDDLGKFYVSLLRSEARHFEDYLHLAQQVAGDVSIADRVDIIGEVEAELILAPDTEFRFHSGTPNNT
- a CDS encoding alginate export family protein; this encodes MMNKLALSVSLALAAAATPALANDFTTALKSGKATVDANLRYENVSDDTAAKDADALTLRTRITYTTGEFEGFSAVVGMEDVRVVAGIDDYNAAGLNGKPEYSVIADPETTELDQGYLAYKNGMFGGKIGRQVIALDGQRFVGHVGWRQDRQTFDAVSIDVTPAKDVAVKYAYIDKRNRIFAEDKDIKSNDHLLNASYKTSYGTLSGYGYLLEEDTDTEKSYDTWGASFKGGTDLDSVKVLYALEFASQSYEEEGKEDYDADYYLVEGGVVYSGITFKLGYEVLGSDDGKGAFQTPLATLHKFQGWADMFLSTPAEGVEDLYFSAGGKLFGGKWAAVYHDFTANESSDTLDDLGTELDLLYAYKFNDVFSGGVKYAAYSADDYKADTDKAWVWVGAKF